Proteins encoded in a region of the Rutidosis leptorrhynchoides isolate AG116_Rl617_1_P2 chromosome 9, CSIRO_AGI_Rlap_v1, whole genome shotgun sequence genome:
- the LOC139869237 gene encoding uncharacterized protein, with product MPVKLVLTKPEISGRLTLWAVELGAYQISYLPRNAVKGQVLADYLAEMTGELELINERTELKPAVGKTWDLFTDGASCAEDAGAGLVLGIPSGEEHTYALRFNFDVTNNEAEYEALLAGLNIARKMDITKLRAFTDLQLVANQFNGSFEAHDSLMQKYLQLLKELAVRFEHFELAQVPRNQNKKANALSKLAALTFSHFRKQVWVKELPSKSIDNDLMVASVVEEQLN from the coding sequence ATGCCGGTCAAGCTAGTCTTAACAaaaccagagatatctggtagacttACGTTGTGGGCAGTAGAGTTAGGTGCTTATCAAATCTCTTACCTTCCGCGCAATGCTGTAAAGGGCCAAGTTTtggcggattatctcgctgaaATGACCGGGGAGTTGGAGCTGATTAATGAGCGAACAGAATTAAAACCAGCAGTTGGCAAAACatgggatttatttactgatggagCTTCATGTGCAGAAGATGCTGGTGCGGGTTTAGTGTTGGGAATCCCAAGTGGTGAGGAGCATACGTACGCATTAcgttttaattttgatgtgacaaataATGAAGCGGAATATGAAGCCTTGCTTGCTGGtttaaatattgcgcgaaaaatgGATATCACTAAGTTGCGAGCATTTACAGATTTGCAATTAGTGGCAAATCAGTTTAATGGCTCTTTTGAGGCACATGATTCCTTAATGCAGAAATATTTACAGTTGTTGAAAGAATTGGCAGTACGGTTCGAGCATtttgaactcgcgcaagtgccaagAAATCAAAATAAGAAGGCGAATGCTTTGAGTAAGTTGGCCGCTCTAACATTTTCGCACTTTCGAAAACAAGTTTGGGTCAAGGAATTGCCAAGCAAATCAATAGACAATGACTTAATGGTTGCGTCTGTTGTAGAAGAACAACTAAATTAG